The proteins below come from a single Tachypleus tridentatus isolate NWPU-2018 chromosome 13, ASM421037v1, whole genome shotgun sequence genomic window:
- the LOC143237563 gene encoding exocyst complex component 6-like, protein MTWDWETYFHDYGQENSKCLRVNPQVAVVLLEKVREADKKKNIFSALKKNQRDKKKLVEIVLKQLRQLTSNSD, encoded by the exons ATGACATGGGACTGGGAAACCTATTTTCATGACTATGGACAAGAAAATAGCAAGTGTTTAAGGGTAAACCCACAAGTTGCTGTAGTTCTGCTTGAAAA ggtgagagaagcagacaagaagaaaaatatattttcagcattaaAAAAGAATCAACGAGACAAGAAGAAATTGGTAGAAATCGTTCTAAAACAGCtcagacagttaacatcaaacagtgattag
- the LOC143236050 gene encoding LHFPL tetraspan subfamily member 6 protein-like, giving the protein MPVLASSMTATGVFWACFSLASAILNCAGFYLPFWLQGALFNSKEVSFGSFRRCSYPQTKEDGEVEMVRECGRYTTFQDIPSISWQITTVTVGVGAATSLLVAFTALAACCVTDVVTKRTARALGLVQVITESSIK; this is encoded by the exons ATGCCTGTACTTGCCAGTAGTATGACAGCAACTGGTGTTTTCTGGGCATGTTTCTCTCTAGCTTCTGCCATTCTGAACTGTGCTGGTTTCTACCTCCCTTTCTGGCTCCAGGGTGCGTTGTTCAACTCCAAGGAAGTATCGTTTGGTTCCTTCCGCCGATGTAGTTATCCACAAACGAAAGAAGACGGTGAAGTTGAAATGGTTCGAGAGTGCGGCCGCTACACAACTTTCCAGGATATTCCCAGTATTTCGTGGCAAATCACCACGGTTACGGTGGGAGTAGGGGCGGCCACCTCTCTCTTGGTAGCTTTTACGGCACTAGCTGCGTGCTGCGTGACGGACGTAGTGACCAAAAGGACAGCACGTGCTTTGGGGCTGGTTCAGGTTATAACGG AATCTTCAATCAAATGA
- the LOC143237815 gene encoding uncharacterized protein LOC143237815, whose protein sequence is MSGAFAFPYLIKHSTDMGGYVPVAPGATSILERQPCGNGQSKEVFLDSVCESLKDHFSLPPHDLSCLKTPTLVVFGEYDHGKNSALLCLLPRRQGVEIPRGNHPA, encoded by the exons ATGAGTGGAGCTTTTGCTTTTCCGTACCTGATAAAACATTCAACGGATATGGGTGGATATGTTCCAGTTGCACCCGGGGCTACAAGCATTCTTGAAAGACAACCTTGTGGTAATGGTCAATCAAAAGAAGTGTTCCTTGACAGTGTATGTGAAAGCCTAAAGGATCACTTTTCACTCCCCCCTCATGACTTAAGTTGTCTTAAG aCCCCTACGTTGGTGGTGTTTGGAGAGTATGATCATGGGAAAAATTCTGCTCTGTTATGCTTGTTACCCAGACGTCAAGGAGTTGAGATCCCCAGAGGAAACCATCCGGCTTAA